In Marinicauda algicola, one DNA window encodes the following:
- a CDS encoding threonine ammonia-lyase: protein MRDGLEVPVFDDVEQAARRLDGWAVRTPLLNNPALDAALGGRVLIKPEILQRTGSFKFRGAFNALSRLSDAQKTRGVVAFSSGNHAQGVAEAAKLLGIRARIVMPHDAPAVKAEGVRTRGAEVIGYDRETEDREQICTRLAQETGAAIIPSFDHPDIIAGQGTCGLEIFQDLAARGERADQLICCVGGGGLIAGINLAAEALSPDTRIYGAEPEGFDDHARSLASGERQSNIRKGGSVQDALLSEAPGRLTFAINRPRLAGIGVVGDAEAMGAVRYAFSVLKLVAEPGGATALAAALSGKIDCKGRTTVIVITGGNVDPALFAKAIG, encoded by the coding sequence ATGCGCGATGGCCTTGAGGTGCCGGTATTCGATGACGTCGAGCAGGCCGCACGCCGCCTGGACGGATGGGCGGTTCGCACGCCGCTGCTGAACAATCCCGCGCTCGACGCGGCGCTCGGCGGACGCGTGCTGATCAAGCCGGAAATTCTCCAGCGCACCGGCTCGTTCAAGTTCCGCGGCGCATTCAATGCGCTCTCCCGGCTGTCCGATGCGCAGAAGACCAGGGGTGTCGTCGCGTTCTCGTCCGGCAATCACGCCCAAGGTGTCGCGGAGGCGGCGAAGCTGCTCGGCATACGCGCGCGCATCGTGATGCCGCACGACGCGCCGGCGGTGAAGGCCGAGGGGGTACGCACCCGCGGCGCAGAGGTGATCGGCTATGACCGGGAAACCGAGGACCGCGAGCAGATCTGCACGCGCCTCGCGCAGGAGACCGGCGCGGCGATCATTCCCTCCTTCGACCATCCCGACATCATCGCCGGGCAGGGCACGTGCGGGCTGGAGATCTTCCAGGATCTCGCCGCGCGCGGAGAGCGGGCCGACCAGCTGATATGCTGCGTGGGGGGTGGCGGGCTCATCGCCGGCATCAACCTCGCCGCAGAGGCGCTTTCGCCGGACACGCGGATTTATGGGGCGGAGCCGGAGGGCTTCGACGACCATGCCCGCTCGCTGGCCTCCGGCGAACGCCAATCCAACATCCGCAAGGGCGGTTCGGTGCAGGATGCCTTGCTCTCCGAGGCGCCGGGCAGGCTCACCTTCGCGATCAACCGGCCTCGCCTTGCCGGAATCGGGGTCGTCGGCGATGCCGAGGCGATGGGCGCGGTCCGCTACGCCTTCTCGGTGCTCAAGCTGGTCGCGGAACCGGGCGGAGCCACCGCCCTCGCAGCGGCCCTGTCGGGCAAGATCGATTGCAAGGGCAGGACGACCGTGATCGTCATCACCGGCGGCAATGTCGATCCGGCCCTGTTCGCGAAGGCGATCGGCTAG
- a CDS encoding lytic transglycosylase domain-containing protein — protein MISRLPLLASLIAAATLAAPSLAQAPVPRLKPPVENHSEILGDADFANFRRGMAAAEEDEWDEVRTARRTIANEVAKNLLLWRIAISDPRAAFSELDLALDELQGWPMRWNIQREAEWKIEDSGLSAALIVDWFEGREPVTGEGRVALGEALIEIGRSEEGEAQLVEAWRTQVMRLSAQDRTLSRHGDLFTAEDHAARVDMLLWSGQRTAASRLLPQLSEGERRVATARIRLAARSSGVDAAVNAVPDSLTTHPGLLYERARWRRQAGLDTDLPLLLELPDSYHDSGALAAMWTERKLQILDLLRDGDVATAYDLAAANGMSEGVDFADAEFLAGWLALTRLGEPEQALAHFDRLEAGVSTPVSLGRAKYWQGRAAEAAGDLELARERFLAAAQHATTYYGQLALLALGPDAATLSLPPDPEITDEQRAAFEARADIQALRLLGELGEDYYFRVFIYHLDDEMTSPAETAMLSDIALEFFRLRQAVRAAKAGRMQGMTLAERAYPLIDLPDAAPIFPEAALTHSVIRQETEFDARAVSSAGARGIMQMMPATARDTARQLGQPYNFQWLTDDPDYNLTLGMAHLEEVTEDYDGALILALAAYNAGGHRVRRWVEEYGDPRTGAIDPIDWVEHIPFSETRNYVMRVLENLQVYRARMSTDATAPLLMERDMVGEGGASPLPALPEEFIRALEEMEALAAEAEAAAAKAAVGGPTEGATVEPAPDAPEIEPEDDTGARD, from the coding sequence ATGATCTCTCGCCTCCCCCTTCTCGCCAGCCTCATCGCCGCCGCCACGCTCGCCGCGCCGAGCCTCGCGCAGGCTCCCGTGCCGCGGCTGAAGCCGCCGGTCGAGAACCATTCCGAAATCCTCGGCGATGCCGATTTCGCGAATTTCAGGCGCGGCATGGCCGCAGCCGAGGAGGACGAGTGGGACGAGGTTCGCACCGCACGCCGGACGATCGCGAACGAGGTCGCCAAGAACCTCCTGCTCTGGCGCATCGCGATCTCCGATCCGCGCGCGGCGTTTTCCGAACTCGACCTCGCCCTGGACGAACTCCAGGGCTGGCCGATGCGCTGGAACATACAGCGCGAGGCGGAATGGAAGATCGAGGATTCCGGTCTTTCTGCTGCCCTGATCGTCGACTGGTTCGAGGGCCGCGAGCCGGTGACCGGCGAGGGCCGCGTCGCGCTCGGCGAGGCGCTGATCGAGATCGGCCGGTCCGAAGAGGGCGAAGCCCAGCTCGTCGAGGCCTGGCGCACGCAGGTCATGCGCCTGTCCGCCCAGGACCGGACGCTGTCGCGCCACGGCGACCTCTTCACCGCCGAGGATCACGCGGCACGCGTCGACATGCTGCTGTGGAGCGGCCAGCGCACCGCAGCGAGCCGGCTCCTGCCGCAGCTGAGCGAGGGCGAGCGGCGCGTCGCCACGGCGCGGATCCGTCTTGCGGCACGCTCGAGCGGGGTGGACGCGGCCGTCAACGCGGTGCCCGACAGCCTGACCACCCATCCCGGCCTGCTCTACGAGCGGGCGCGCTGGCGCCGCCAGGCCGGGCTCGACACCGACCTTCCGCTTCTGCTCGAACTGCCCGACAGCTATCACGACAGCGGCGCGCTCGCCGCGATGTGGACCGAACGCAAGCTGCAGATCCTCGATCTCCTGCGTGACGGAGACGTGGCGACCGCCTACGATCTCGCGGCCGCGAACGGAATGAGCGAAGGGGTCGACTTCGCCGACGCGGAATTCCTCGCCGGCTGGCTCGCGCTGACCCGGCTCGGCGAGCCGGAACAGGCGCTCGCCCACTTCGACCGGCTGGAGGCGGGCGTCTCGACGCCGGTCTCGCTCGGCCGGGCGAAGTACTGGCAAGGGCGCGCCGCGGAAGCGGCCGGCGATCTGGAACTCGCCCGCGAGCGCTTCCTCGCCGCCGCCCAGCACGCGACGACCTATTACGGCCAGCTCGCCCTCCTCGCGCTCGGCCCGGACGCCGCCACGCTCTCCCTGCCGCCGGACCCGGAGATCACGGACGAGCAGCGCGCCGCCTTCGAGGCGCGGGCGGACATCCAGGCGCTGCGCCTGCTCGGAGAGCTGGGCGAGGACTATTATTTCCGCGTCTTCATCTATCATCTCGACGACGAGATGACGTCGCCGGCCGAAACCGCGATGCTTTCCGACATCGCGCTGGAATTCTTCCGCCTGCGCCAGGCCGTACGCGCGGCCAAGGCGGGCCGCATGCAGGGGATGACGCTCGCCGAACGCGCCTATCCCCTCATCGACCTGCCCGATGCCGCGCCGATCTTTCCCGAAGCGGCCCTCACCCATTCGGTGATCCGCCAGGAGACCGAGTTCGATGCCCGGGCGGTAAGTTCGGCCGGTGCGCGCGGCATCATGCAGATGATGCCGGCAACCGCCCGCGACACGGCGCGCCAGCTCGGCCAGCCCTATAACTTCCAGTGGCTGACCGACGACCCGGACTACAACCTCACCCTCGGCATGGCCCATCTCGAGGAGGTGACCGAGGATTATGACGGGGCGCTGATCCTCGCGCTCGCCGCCTACAATGCCGGGGGACACAGGGTGCGGCGCTGGGTGGAGGAATACGGCGACCCGCGCACCGGGGCGATCGATCCCATCGACTGGGTCGAGCACATCCCGTTCTCCGAGACCCGCAACTACGTCATGCGCGTGCTCGAGAACCTGCAGGTCTATCGCGCGCGCATGAGCACGGACGCGACGGCGCCGCTGCTGATGGAACGCGACATGGTCGGCGAAGGCGGGGCAAGTCCCCTGCCCGCCCTGCCCGAGGAATTCATTCGCGCGCTCGAGGAGATGGAGGCGCTGGCGGCGGAGGCCGAAGCGGCCGCGGCCAAAGCGGCGGTCGGCGGGCCCACGGAGGGCGCCACGGTCGAACCCGCCCCCGACGCTCCCGAGATCGAACCCGAGGACGATACCGGCGCGCGCGACTAG
- the dapA gene encoding 4-hydroxy-tetrahydrodipicolinate synthase, whose protein sequence is MFRGSFTALVTPFKNGAVDWPAFEALIERQIEAGTHGLVPGGTTGETPTLTEEERRQVIGRAVSIAGGRVPVIAGTGTNATASTIEWQKFAKTVGADAGLVVAPYYNKPSQDGLVAHFRAVAEAVALPIIVYNIPGRSIVDIRPETMARMAEHPNIVGVKDATGDVVRVTQHRNLIGPDFVQLSGEDASALGYNAQGGHGIISVSSNVAPKLCAEFQQACLDGAWERAREMGDRLQPLHEAMFSAPSPAPAKYALSLLGLCRSEVRLPLVECPDEVKAKVRKALEGLDLL, encoded by the coding sequence ATGTTCCGGGGTTCCTTCACCGCCCTCGTCACGCCATTCAAGAACGGTGCCGTGGACTGGCCGGCCTTCGAGGCGCTGATCGAGCGCCAGATCGAGGCGGGCACGCACGGCCTCGTCCCGGGCGGCACGACGGGCGAGACCCCGACGCTGACCGAGGAGGAGCGCCGCCAGGTCATCGGGCGCGCGGTCTCCATCGCGGGCGGACGCGTGCCGGTGATCGCCGGGACGGGCACGAATGCCACGGCCTCCACCATCGAATGGCAGAAATTCGCCAAGACCGTCGGCGCCGATGCCGGCCTCGTCGTCGCGCCGTATTACAACAAGCCGTCCCAGGACGGGCTGGTGGCCCATTTCAGGGCGGTGGCCGAGGCCGTCGCCCTGCCGATCATCGTCTACAACATTCCCGGCCGCTCCATCGTGGACATCAGGCCGGAGACGATGGCGCGCATGGCCGAGCATCCCAATATCGTGGGCGTCAAGGACGCCACCGGCGATGTCGTGCGCGTCACCCAGCACCGCAATCTCATCGGCCCGGACTTCGTGCAGCTGTCCGGCGAGGACGCGAGCGCCCTCGGCTACAATGCCCAGGGCGGGCACGGCATCATCTCGGTCAGTTCCAACGTGGCACCGAAGCTGTGCGCCGAGTTCCAGCAGGCCTGTCTCGACGGCGCGTGGGAGAGGGCCCGGGAGATGGGCGACCGGCTGCAGCCCCTGCACGAGGCAATGTTCTCCGCGCCGAGCCCGGCTCCGGCGAAATACGCGCTCTCCCTGCTCGGTCTGTGCCGCAGCGAGGTACGCCTGCCGCTCGTGGAATGTCCCGACGAGGTGAAGGCGAAGGTTCGCAAGGCGCTGGAGGGGCTCGACCTGCTATGA
- the smpB gene encoding SsrA-binding protein SmpB yields the protein MSKARGSNDGLVAVNRRAKFDYEIEDTFEAGLQLTGTEVKTLRQGKANIAEAYVSPEKGAVYLINADFPPYEAGNRFNHEPRRPRKLLLHKKEIDKLSGSVQREGRTIVPLKLYFNERGIAKLLIGLAKGKKAVDKRETKKERDWQRSKQRILKTYG from the coding sequence ATGAGCAAGGCCAGGGGTTCCAATGACGGGCTCGTCGCGGTCAACCGGCGCGCCAAGTTCGACTACGAGATCGAGGACACGTTCGAGGCGGGCCTGCAGCTGACCGGCACCGAGGTGAAGACGCTGCGCCAGGGCAAGGCCAATATCGCCGAGGCCTATGTCAGCCCGGAGAAGGGGGCTGTCTATCTCATCAATGCCGACTTTCCGCCCTACGAGGCCGGCAACCGCTTCAATCACGAGCCGCGCCGGCCGCGTAAGCTCCTCCTGCACAAGAAGGAGATCGACAAGCTCTCCGGCTCGGTGCAGCGCGAGGGACGCACCATCGTGCCGCTGAAGCTCTATTTCAACGAGCGCGGCATCGCCAAGCTCCTCATCGGCCTCGCCAAGGGCAAGAAGGCCGTCGACAAGCGCGAGACCAAGAAGGAACGCGACTGGCAGCGGTCCAAGCAGCGGATCCTGAAGACATACGGGTAG
- a CDS encoding uracil-DNA glycosylase, whose translation MSRKDAGDFPPEPPFDCPRCPRLVEYRKENARKEPHWHNAPVHSFGDTGARLLIVGLAPGRTGANRTARPFTGDWAGDLLYPTLQKFGFARGTFDKDGDDDLQLVEAMITNAVRCVPPENKPTGEECNRCRPFLTARIEDLPQLEIILALGGIAHTNTLRALGVKASARKFEHNAWHDLEGPDGRAFRLVNSYHCSRYNTNTGRLTTEMFEEVFAGVRGALSG comes from the coding sequence ATGAGTAGGAAGGACGCGGGCGACTTCCCGCCCGAGCCGCCCTTCGACTGCCCGCGCTGCCCGCGCCTCGTGGAGTACCGCAAGGAGAACGCGCGCAAGGAGCCGCACTGGCACAACGCGCCGGTCCACTCCTTCGGCGACACGGGCGCGCGCCTGCTCATCGTCGGTCTCGCTCCGGGACGTACCGGGGCGAACCGTACCGCGCGCCCGTTCACCGGCGACTGGGCGGGCGACCTGCTTTATCCCACTCTGCAGAAGTTCGGCTTTGCGCGCGGCACGTTCGACAAGGACGGCGATGACGATCTTCAACTCGTCGAAGCCATGATCACCAATGCCGTGCGCTGCGTGCCGCCGGAGAACAAGCCGACCGGCGAGGAATGCAACCGCTGCCGGCCCTTCCTGACCGCGCGGATCGAGGATCTGCCGCAGCTGGAAATCATCCTCGCGCTCGGCGGCATCGCCCATACCAACACGCTGCGCGCGCTCGGGGTGAAAGCCTCGGCCAGGAAGTTCGAGCACAATGCGTGGCACGATCTGGAGGGGCCGGACGGGCGCGCCTTCAGGCTCGTGAACAGCTATCACTGCTCGCGCTACAACACGAACACGGGCCGACTGACGACCGAGATGTTCGAGGAGGTGTTCGCGGGGGTGAGAGGGGCGCTCTCGGGGTGA
- a CDS encoding NYN domain-containing protein → MTFYPNERLGLFIDGANLYSAAKALDFDIDYRKLLEEFKKRGRLLRANYYTALLENDDYTPIRPLIDWLDYNGFKVVTKAAKEYSDETGRRRIKGDMDVEIAVDIMEASAYLDHILLFSGDGDFRKVVEAAQRKGVRVSVVSTLKSSPPMASDDLRRQADAFIELADLGKLVGRERRQRESEDENE, encoded by the coding sequence ATGACCTTCTACCCCAACGAACGGCTGGGACTTTTCATCGACGGGGCCAACCTCTATTCCGCCGCGAAGGCGCTCGATTTCGACATCGACTATCGCAAGCTCCTTGAGGAGTTCAAGAAACGCGGACGGCTGCTGCGCGCGAACTACTACACCGCCCTGCTGGAGAACGACGACTACACGCCGATCCGCCCGCTGATCGACTGGCTGGACTATAACGGCTTCAAGGTCGTGACCAAGGCCGCCAAGGAGTATTCCGACGAGACCGGTCGCCGGCGCATCAAGGGCGACATGGATGTCGAGATCGCCGTCGACATCATGGAAGCCTCCGCCTATCTCGACCACATCCTCCTGTTCTCCGGCGATGGCGATTTCCGCAAGGTCGTCGAGGCCGCCCAGCGCAAGGGCGTGCGCGTTTCCGTCGTGTCGACGTTGAAATCGAGCCCGCCGATGGCCAGCGACGATCTCAGGCGCCAGGCGGATGCCTTCATCGAACTCGCCGATCTCGGCAAGCTCGTCGGGCGCGAGCGCCGTCAGCGCGAGAGTGAAGACGAGAATGAGTAG
- the folK gene encoding 2-amino-4-hydroxy-6-hydroxymethyldihydropteridine diphosphokinase, whose product MKHDPGIYIALGSNQPYRRKTPAQTLCFALGALRTAGVAVESASRPWKTPAWPDPADPPFANACARIETDLAPESLMVLLHGLEEEFGRARTVRNAPRTLDLDLVDYRGQVRGGGELLLPHPRAHMRAFVLLPLREVAPRWRHPASGEGIDRLIAALAWSDRQLARPAGPPLKPAAVQRGA is encoded by the coding sequence ATGAAGCACGACCCGGGAATCTATATAGCCCTCGGATCGAACCAACCCTACAGGCGAAAAACGCCCGCTCAAACGCTTTGTTTCGCGCTCGGGGCGCTGCGGACTGCAGGCGTTGCGGTCGAGTCCGCCTCGCGTCCGTGGAAGACCCCGGCCTGGCCCGATCCGGCCGATCCGCCCTTCGCAAATGCCTGCGCGCGCATCGAGACCGATCTCGCTCCCGAGAGCCTGATGGTGCTGCTGCATGGGCTCGAGGAGGAATTCGGCCGGGCCCGCACGGTGCGCAACGCGCCGCGCACGCTCGATCTCGATCTCGTCGACTATCGCGGGCAGGTCAGGGGCGGCGGCGAACTCCTCCTGCCGCACCCGCGCGCCCACATGCGCGCCTTCGTGCTGCTGCCGCTGCGCGAGGTGGCTCCGCGCTGGCGCCATCCCGCAAGCGGGGAGGGGATCGACCGGCTCATCGCGGCACTGGCGTGGAGCGATCGCCAGCTGGCGCGGCCTGCCGGCCCGCCGCTGAAGCCTGCTGCGGTGCAGCGCGGCGCTTGA
- the rpoZ gene encoding DNA-directed RNA polymerase subunit omega, whose product MARVTVEDCIEKVPNRFRLVLLAAHRARNIAAGAELRIDRDNDKNPVVALREIAEDKLNLDSLGESLIAGLQRVIPAEDDEDRPVRRTEAAEEAPEPKQLPAPEMDEAAMLKALQSDRDGPTDGRM is encoded by the coding sequence ATGGCTCGCGTCACCGTCGAAGATTGCATCGAGAAGGTCCCGAACCGCTTCCGGCTGGTTCTCCTGGCCGCGCATCGCGCGCGCAACATCGCCGCCGGCGCCGAACTGCGGATCGACCGGGACAATGACAAGAACCCGGTGGTGGCGCTGCGCGAGATCGCCGAGGACAAGCTCAATCTCGACAGCCTGGGCGAGAGCCTGATCGCCGGCCTTCAGCGCGTCATCCCCGCCGAGGACGACGAGGACCGCCCGGTTCGCCGGACCGAGGCGGCCGAGGAAGCCCCCGAGCCCAAGCAGCTTCCGGCCCCGGAAATGGACGAGGCCGCCATGCTCAAGGCGCTGCAGAGCGACCGCGACGGTCCGACCGACGGCCGGATGTAG
- a CDS encoding RelA/SpoT family protein, whose translation MTALASPAALASADAIPSADDLIARVQSYYRDAPSDLLRRAYDYAREKHAHQTRYSGEPYYGHTVAVAMLLADLRLDTSTIICGLLHDTVEDTDATLEEVEELFGSDVAELVDGVTKLGQMELTSKRTKQAENLQKLVVAITKDVRVLLVKLCDRLHNMRTLHHIPRPEKRERIARETLDIYAPLARRVGVNRVCVELEDLAFRNINPAAYESIVRRLNELRSTRAEAVASVSMALGQRLEESGIEGRVFGREKRPYSIWRKLERKHVSFDEIADIYAFRIIVEQPDDCYRALGVVHQSYRCVHDRFRDYISTPKPNNYRSLHTTIIGPQNTRVELQIRTEAMEAIAETGVAAHWRYKSGSYAYDPKSAEAAGGDPLARLRPFVEILEQGGDPDEFLEHAKLEMFVDQVYTFTPKGDLIALPSGATPLDFAFAVHTELGYTAIGAKINGRKRPLRTRLVNGDVVEIIKGGVRQPPAGWEDLVITGRARAAIRKLIRSSEEEEFKRIGKVIAEHAFLREGKEFRENKLDDALKRLELDSVDAMYLELGRGRITSSDVLEAVYPGHREMRKAKPGDRELIQDERGGLYVAGRGLTPGVSLHFASCCSPIPGDRIVGVMRPEKGIEVHVIDCQVLASFEDEDGEGEGWIDLRWTPEALSDAVSIGRVNATVRNEPGALAEIAGAVGEARGNIANIRTLTRSKDFFDMSFDIEVFDARHLSNIVAALKTCERVISVERARSAQAEADTQE comes from the coding sequence ATGACCGCGCTGGCAAGCCCAGCCGCGCTCGCCTCAGCCGACGCCATCCCCAGCGCCGACGACCTGATCGCGCGCGTCCAGAGTTACTACAGGGACGCGCCATCCGATCTCCTGCGCCGCGCGTACGACTATGCGCGCGAGAAGCACGCCCATCAGACGCGTTATTCCGGCGAGCCCTATTACGGCCACACCGTGGCCGTGGCGATGCTGCTGGCCGATCTCAGGCTGGACACCTCCACCATCATCTGCGGCCTCCTGCACGACACCGTGGAGGACACTGACGCCACGCTGGAGGAGGTCGAGGAGCTGTTCGGCTCCGACGTCGCCGAACTCGTCGACGGGGTCACGAAGCTCGGCCAGATGGAGCTCACCTCCAAGCGCACCAAGCAGGCGGAAAACCTGCAGAAGCTGGTGGTCGCGATCACGAAGGACGTGCGCGTCCTGCTCGTGAAGCTGTGCGACCGGCTGCACAACATGCGCACGCTGCATCACATCCCCAGGCCGGAGAAGCGCGAGCGCATCGCGCGCGAGACGCTGGACATCTACGCGCCCCTGGCGCGGCGCGTCGGGGTGAACCGGGTCTGCGTGGAACTCGAAGACCTCGCCTTCCGCAACATCAATCCGGCCGCCTACGAATCCATAGTGCGCCGGCTCAACGAACTGCGTTCCACGCGTGCGGAAGCGGTGGCCTCGGTGTCCATGGCGCTCGGCCAGCGCCTCGAGGAATCCGGGATCGAGGGGCGCGTGTTCGGCCGCGAGAAGCGGCCCTATTCGATCTGGCGCAAGCTGGAGCGCAAGCATGTCAGCTTCGACGAGATTGCGGACATCTACGCCTTCCGCATCATCGTGGAGCAACCCGACGACTGCTATCGCGCGCTCGGCGTCGTTCACCAGAGCTATCGCTGCGTCCATGACCGCTTCCGCGACTACATCTCGACGCCGAAGCCGAACAATTACCGATCGCTGCACACCACCATCATCGGCCCGCAGAACACGCGCGTGGAGCTTCAGATCCGCACCGAGGCGATGGAGGCGATCGCCGAGACCGGGGTCGCCGCGCACTGGCGCTACAAGTCGGGCAGCTATGCCTACGACCCGAAATCGGCCGAGGCCGCCGGCGGCGATCCGCTCGCGCGCCTGCGCCCCTTCGTGGAAATCCTCGAGCAGGGCGGCGATCCGGACGAATTCCTCGAGCACGCCAAGCTCGAGATGTTCGTCGACCAGGTCTACACCTTCACTCCCAAGGGCGATCTCATCGCCCTGCCGTCCGGCGCGACGCCGCTGGACTTCGCCTTCGCGGTGCACACCGAGCTCGGCTACACGGCGATCGGGGCGAAGATCAACGGGCGCAAGCGCCCCCTGCGCACCCGCCTGGTCAACGGCGACGTGGTCGAAATCATCAAGGGCGGCGTGCGCCAGCCACCGGCCGGCTGGGAGGACCTCGTCATCACCGGCCGGGCGCGCGCCGCGATCCGCAAGCTGATCCGTTCCTCCGAAGAGGAGGAATTCAAGCGCATCGGCAAGGTCATCGCCGAGCACGCCTTCCTGCGCGAGGGCAAGGAATTCCGCGAGAACAAGCTGGACGACGCCCTGAAGCGGCTCGAGCTCGACAGCGTCGACGCCATGTACCTCGAGCTCGGCCGTGGCCGCATCACCTCGAGCGACGTGCTCGAGGCGGTCTATCCCGGCCACAGGGAGATGCGCAAGGCCAAGCCCGGCGACCGGGAGCTCATCCAGGACGAGAGGGGTGGGCTCTACGTTGCCGGCCGCGGCCTGACGCCCGGCGTCTCGCTGCATTTCGCGAGCTGCTGCTCGCCGATCCCCGGCGACCGGATCGTCGGGGTGATGCGTCCGGAGAAGGGCATCGAGGTCCACGTCATCGACTGCCAGGTGCTGGCGAGCTTCGAGGACGAGGACGGCGAGGGCGAAGGCTGGATCGATCTGCGCTGGACGCCGGAAGCGCTGTCGGACGCGGTCTCGATCGGCCGGGTCAACGCCACGGTGAGGAACGAGCCCGGTGCGCTCGCCGAGATCGCGGGGGCGGTCGGCGAGGCGCGCGGCAATATCGCGAATATCCGAACGCTCACGCGCTCGAAGGACTTCTTCGACATGAGCTTCGACATCGAGGTCTTTGATGCCCGCCACCTGTCGAATATCGTGGCGGCGCTGAAGACCTGCGAACGGGTGATCTCGGTGGAGCGCGCCCGTTCGGCACAAGCCGAGGCCGACACCCAGGAGTGA
- the pyrE gene encoding orotate phosphoribosyltransferase, which produces MTSDEVLEEFREAGALLEGHFVLSSGLHSPIFLQKALVFRDAGRTERLCRALAARVRQEVGDGLTAIVSPAMGGIIPGYETSRHLNLPFLFVEREEGEFRLRRGFELNRSDRVLIVEDIVTTGLSSRECIAAVEKTGAKVVAEGCLVDRSGGRADVGVPLVALATVTFPAYPADDLPPELERIPAIKPGSRGLQA; this is translated from the coding sequence ATGACGAGCGACGAGGTGCTTGAGGAGTTCCGCGAGGCGGGTGCGCTCCTCGAAGGTCATTTCGTGCTGTCCTCCGGACTGCACAGCCCGATCTTCCTGCAGAAGGCGCTGGTATTCCGCGATGCCGGGCGGACCGAGCGCCTGTGCCGGGCGCTGGCGGCGCGCGTGCGCCAGGAGGTCGGGGACGGTCTCACGGCCATCGTCTCCCCGGCGATGGGCGGGATCATTCCCGGCTACGAGACGTCGCGGCATCTCAATCTGCCCTTCCTGTTCGTGGAGCGGGAGGAGGGCGAGTTCCGGCTGCGCCGCGGCTTCGAGCTGAACCGCTCCGACCGCGTGCTGATCGTGGAGGACATCGTCACGACCGGGCTGTCCTCGCGCGAATGCATCGCCGCGGTGGAGAAGACCGGGGCGAAGGTGGTCGCCGAGGGCTGCCTCGTGGACCGCTCGGGCGGGCGCGCCGATGTCGGCGTTCCCCTGGTCGCGCTTGCGACGGTCACCTTCCCCGCCTACCCGGCAGACGACCTGCCGCCCGAACTCGAACGGATCCCGGCCATCAAGCCGGGCAGCCGGGGACTGCAGGCATGA
- a CDS encoding pyridoxine 5'-phosphate synthase, whose amino-acid sequence MSVRLGVNIDHVATIRNARGGDHPDPVRAALMAQEAGADGITAHLREDRRHIGDRDIERLIEAIDLPLNFEMAATEEMLAIAVRHRPHAACIVPEKREERTTEGGLDVAANHAHLRPCIEKLAAAGCRVSLFIEPDPVQVAVAHALGAAVVELHTGKYVELVFAGETEKAAEELRRLTAAAADGHSRGLEIHAGHGLTYDTVKPVAAIPEVAELNIGHFLIGEAIFSGLDSAIKRMRALIRDAREEAAA is encoded by the coding sequence ATGAGTGTCAGGCTCGGCGTCAATATCGACCATGTCGCGACGATCCGGAACGCGCGCGGCGGGGACCATCCCGATCCGGTCCGGGCCGCCCTGATGGCACAGGAGGCCGGCGCGGACGGCATCACGGCCCATCTGCGCGAGGACCGGCGGCATATCGGCGACCGCGACATCGAGCGCCTGATCGAGGCGATCGACCTGCCGCTCAACTTCGAGATGGCCGCCACCGAGGAAATGCTCGCCATCGCGGTGCGCCACCGCCCGCATGCAGCCTGCATTGTCCCGGAGAAGCGCGAGGAACGCACCACCGAGGGCGGGCTCGACGTAGCGGCCAACCATGCCCATCTGCGCCCCTGCATCGAGAAGCTCGCCGCGGCCGGCTGCAGGGTCTCGCTCTTCATCGAGCCCGATCCCGTCCAGGTCGCGGTCGCCCACGCGCTCGGCGCGGCGGTCGTCGAGCTGCATACCGGCAAGTATGTCGAGCTCGTCTTCGCCGGCGAGACCGAGAAGGCGGCCGAGGAACTGCGCCGGCTGACCGCCGCGGCGGCCGACGGACACAGCCGGGGCCTCGAGATCCATGCCGGCCACGGCCTGACCTACGACACGGTCAAGCCGGTCGCGGCCATTCCCGAGGTCGCCGAGCTCAATATCGGGCACTTCCTCATCGGCGAGGCGATCTTCTCCGGGCTGGATTCGGCGATAAAGCGCATGCGCGCGCTGATCAGGGATGCGCGCGAAGAGGCGGCGGCGTGA